One window from the genome of Tolypothrix sp. NIES-4075 encodes:
- a CDS encoding Npun_R2479 family HD domain-containing metalloprotein, translated as MFNATEILIDAFVKQIREGYRRTYGCLKTDYQDIIAWAGNMALENIANSDALFHNVEHSVLVTLVGQEILRGKHIREGGVKSEDWLHCVISLVCHDIGYVKGVCRQDRETENLYATGKNGQMITLHPGASDASLTPYHVDRAKLFIDERFGGHSLIDSEVIKSNIELTRFPVPAADDHQGTSNFAGLVRAADLIGQLSDPRYLRKITSLFYEFEETGMNKVLGYKTPADLRKNYAKFYWNGVYPYIKEGLHYLSLTQQGKQIVANLYSNVFVVEHEKQQEERYLEELGVETRLIASVQEVGS; from the coding sequence ATGTTCAACGCGACTGAAATTTTAATTGATGCTTTTGTCAAGCAAATTCGAGAAGGCTACCGCCGCACTTACGGCTGCTTAAAAACTGACTACCAGGATATCATAGCTTGGGCAGGCAACATGGCTTTAGAAAACATTGCCAATAGCGATGCTCTATTTCACAATGTTGAACATTCTGTCTTAGTCACCCTTGTGGGACAGGAAATTCTCCGGGGCAAACATATCCGTGAGGGTGGTGTTAAGAGTGAAGACTGGTTGCATTGTGTCATTTCCTTAGTGTGCCATGATATCGGCTATGTCAAAGGAGTTTGCCGACAAGACCGAGAAACAGAAAACTTGTATGCTACAGGTAAAAATGGGCAAATGATTACTCTTCATCCTGGCGCTTCGGATGCCAGCCTCACACCGTATCATGTTGATCGAGCAAAACTATTCATTGATGAGCGTTTTGGCGGTCACTCGCTGATAGATTCTGAGGTAATTAAGAGTAACATTGAATTGACTCGCTTTCCAGTGCCTGCGGCAGACGATCATCAAGGTACAAGTAACTTTGCAGGCTTAGTGCGTGCTGCCGATTTGATTGGACAATTAAGCGATCCGCGTTACTTGCGGAAAATTACTTCTTTATTCTACGAGTTTGAAGAAACGGGAATGAATAAAGTTTTGGGTTATAAAACTCCTGCCGATTTGCGGAAGAACTACGCCAAATTTTACTGGAATGGTGTATATCCTTATATTAAAGAAGGACTGCATTATTTGTCTTTGACCCAGCAGGGAAAACAAATTGTTGCTAATCTTTATTCAAATGTATTTGTTGTCGAACACGAAAAACAACAAGAAGAACGATATTTAGAAGAGTTAGGAGTAGAGACGCGATTAATCGCGTCTGTACAGGAGGTGGGGAGTTAA
- a CDS encoding efflux RND transporter periplasmic adaptor subunit: MGEEHLSDIDVQELRKIEDADFEEEWVSRRSRPWLLPLLLGTALGIAITLGGMRLLANRSAGQQNPVATKSAANVAPSMTVTVAPVEITRIVHTLSTTGTVTARDLIPVLPQTNGLQIKQVLVKEGDSVKLGQVLAILDDSVLQDQIRQARADVESKQADVGSQQADLASKQAAVTTSQANVASRQAVVQQRLADVAQTKARLDEARKNLESYQQLANAGAISKQELLTRTTTVATATEAVRLAEANVRSAEQDVLSAQAAVKSAQANVNIASANINSAQAAVKSSNAKVQQVRTQQGQTVVRAPVSGLIAEKLVRVGDVTGIPPQAGLSGIQNGTNNSTPQRLFSIISDGSLELQALVPETQLSQVKISAPAQITSDLDNRVRLQGRVREIQPVINQQRREATVKIDLPQTNLLKPGMFAHAVITTNTTVGMAAPEKAVLPQPDGTTSVFILSGEDTVRAVKVERGESLIGSRVEIKRGVKVGDRVIVDGAGYIKDGDKVRVVNRQ, encoded by the coding sequence ATGGGGGAGGAACATTTATCAGATATTGATGTACAAGAACTGAGGAAAATCGAGGATGCTGACTTTGAGGAAGAATGGGTTAGTAGGCGATCGCGTCCTTGGCTATTACCACTATTGCTGGGTACTGCTTTAGGAATAGCGATCACTTTAGGTGGAATGCGTTTATTAGCTAATCGTTCCGCTGGTCAACAAAACCCGGTAGCAACAAAAAGCGCTGCAAATGTTGCCCCCTCAATGACAGTCACCGTCGCTCCGGTTGAAATCACTCGTATAGTCCATACCCTAAGTACTACAGGTACTGTAACAGCGCGTGATTTGATTCCGGTATTACCGCAAACAAATGGCTTGCAAATCAAACAAGTTTTAGTAAAAGAAGGAGATTCAGTAAAACTTGGTCAAGTTTTGGCAATTCTGGATGATTCAGTATTGCAAGACCAAATTCGTCAAGCAAGAGCTGATGTGGAATCAAAGCAGGCAGATGTAGGATCTCAACAGGCGGATCTAGCTTCAAAGCAAGCGGCTGTAACCACCAGTCAGGCAAATGTGGCTTCCCGGCAAGCGGTAGTGCAGCAAAGACTTGCTGATGTGGCTCAAACTAAGGCGAGGTTAGATGAAGCCAGAAAGAATCTTGAAAGCTATCAACAATTAGCAAATGCAGGTGCAATTAGCAAGCAAGAACTCTTGACTCGGACAACAACTGTAGCAACTGCTACAGAAGCCGTGCGTCTCGCCGAAGCTAATGTTAGAAGCGCCGAACAGGATGTCTTGAGTGCTCAAGCTGCTGTCAAGAGTGCCCAAGCAAATGTCAACATCGCGAGTGCGAATATCAACAGTGCCCAAGCTGCTGTCAAGAGTAGTAATGCGAAAGTCCAACAAGTTAGAACTCAGCAGGGACAAACTGTAGTGCGTGCGCCCGTTTCTGGACTTATAGCTGAGAAACTAGTTAGAGTTGGAGATGTGACGGGAATACCACCGCAAGCCGGACTAAGTGGAATCCAAAATGGGACTAACAACTCAACACCGCAAAGGCTCTTTTCCATTATTAGTGATGGCAGTTTAGAACTTCAAGCGCTGGTTCCCGAAACTCAATTATCACAGGTCAAAATTAGCGCACCCGCGCAAATTACCTCGGATCTCGATAATCGCGTGCGTTTGCAAGGACGCGTCAGAGAGATACAACCGGTGATCAATCAGCAAAGACGTGAAGCAACCGTAAAAATTGACTTACCGCAGACAAATTTACTTAAACCCGGAATGTTTGCCCATGCGGTGATTACCACCAATACAACCGTAGGGATGGCAGCACCAGAAAAAGCGGTATTACCCCAACCGGATGGTACTACGAGCGTATTCATCCTATCGGGTGAAGACACAGTACGTGCTGTGAAAGTAGAAAGAGGAGAAAGTCTTATTGGTAGCAGAGTGGAAATTAAAAGAGGTGTGAAAGTAGGCGATCGCGTAATTGTAGATGGCGCAGGATACATCAAAGATGGCGATAAAGTGCGCGTAGTCAACAGACAGTAG
- a CDS encoding ABC transporter permease, translated as MNWWQRLKKNPLARFGAILLLVFYVAVIAADFIAPYDPYITQANGSLLPPTQVYWFSKSGQFIGPHVYPTTQGDTNLETGKRELIVDRSKPSPLRLFVQGSEYHLFQLSFPVPPKWDEVTIIPGIPLNWHLFGTTDNVKFNFLGTDDQGRDQFTRLLYGGRISLFIGIIGVLVTFPLGLLFGGISGYFGGWTDSIIMRLAEVLMTFPSIYLLVSLGAVLPAGLSSTQNFLLIVLITSVISWAGLARVIRGQVLSIKEREFVQAARAMGGKPLYIILRHVLPQTATYVIIAATLSVPSFIGAEAVLSLIGLGIKPPDPSWGNMLSLATNASILVLQPWLIWPPAILIILTVLAFNLLGDGLRDALDPRSLRR; from the coding sequence ATGAATTGGTGGCAAAGACTCAAGAAAAATCCATTGGCGCGATTTGGCGCAATTCTGCTATTAGTTTTCTATGTGGCAGTAATTGCAGCTGATTTCATCGCTCCTTACGATCCATATATTACACAAGCAAATGGTTCATTGCTACCACCTACTCAGGTTTATTGGTTTTCTAAATCGGGGCAGTTTATCGGTCCTCATGTTTATCCGACGACGCAAGGAGACACAAATTTAGAAACTGGTAAGCGAGAACTGATTGTAGACCGCAGTAAACCTTCACCTTTACGTTTATTCGTCCAAGGTTCAGAGTACCATTTGTTTCAGCTTAGTTTTCCTGTACCGCCCAAATGGGACGAAGTGACAATAATTCCAGGTATTCCACTCAATTGGCATTTGTTTGGCACAACCGATAATGTCAAATTCAATTTTTTGGGTACTGATGACCAAGGTCGCGACCAATTCACCCGCTTATTGTATGGTGGTCGCATTAGTTTATTTATTGGAATTATCGGGGTACTTGTTACTTTTCCCCTTGGTTTGTTGTTTGGGGGAATTTCTGGCTATTTCGGCGGTTGGACTGATAGCATAATCATGCGTTTAGCTGAAGTGTTGATGACTTTTCCTAGTATTTATCTTTTGGTGAGTTTAGGAGCAGTATTACCAGCTGGTTTAAGTAGCACGCAGAACTTTTTGCTAATTGTGTTGATTACTTCGGTTATTAGTTGGGCTGGGTTAGCGCGAGTAATTCGCGGACAGGTACTCTCAATTAAAGAGCGAGAGTTTGTCCAAGCTGCACGGGCAATGGGTGGTAAGCCACTTTATATTATTCTCCGTCACGTTTTGCCGCAAACTGCTACTTATGTAATTATCGCTGCAACGCTTTCAGTTCCTAGCTTTATTGGGGCAGAAGCGGTACTTAGTCTGATTGGTTTGGGCATTAAACCACCCGATCCTTCTTGGGGTAATATGCTTTCTTTGGCAACCAATGCTTCGATTTTGGTATTGCAGCCTTGGTTAATTTGGCCCCCTGCTATACTGATTATTCTGACAGTATTGGCTTTTAATTTACTCGGTGATGGATTGAGGGATGCACTTGATCCGCGTAGTTTGCGAAGGTAA
- the glgB gene encoding 1,4-alpha-glucan branching enzyme: MTTIAPEQVNRIVWNQHHDPFEILGSHLIEQNGKNVWAVRAYLPNASAAWVVLPEERKEYPMETVHDPHFFECTIEISELANYQLRIKEGEHERVTYDPYAFRSPNLTEFDLHLFSEGNHHRIYEKMGAHATEIDGVKGVYFAVWAPNARNVSVLGDFNNWDGRKHQMRKGSTGVWELFIPELGVGEHYKYEIKNFEGHIYEKSDPYGFQQEVRPKTASIVTDLNTYSWGDEDWMEKRRHTDPLTQPISVYEVHLGSWLHASAAEPPKLPNGEIQPVVSVSELNPGARFLTYRELAERLIPYVKDLGYTHIEMLPVAEHPFDGSWGYQVTGYFAPTSRFGSPEDFMYFVDQCHENNIGVIVDWVPGHFPKDGHGLAFFDGSHLYEHADPRKGEHKEWGTLVFNYSRNEVRNFLVANALFWFDKYHIDGIRVDAVASMLYLDYCRKEGEWVTNQYGGRENIEAADFLRQTNHTIFSYFPGIVSIAEESTSWPMVSWPTYTGGLGFNLKWNMGWMHDMLDYFSMDPWFRQFHQNNITFSMWYHHSENFMLALSHDEVVHGKSNIIGKMPGDRWQKLANVRCLFTYMFAHPGKKTMFMSMEFGQWSEWNVWSDLEWHLFQHEPHQQLKQFFSELNHLYRSEPALYSQDFAQAGFEWIDCSDNRHSVVFFIRRDKDSDDFVVVVCNFTPQPHSHYRIGVPEFGFYNELFNSDARQYGGSNMGNLGGKWTDNWSLHNHPYSLDLCLPPLGVLILKLDKKKTAEVIES, translated from the coding sequence ATGACCACGATCGCTCCAGAACAGGTTAACCGCATCGTTTGGAACCAACATCACGATCCCTTTGAAATACTTGGTTCCCATCTCATCGAACAAAATGGTAAAAACGTCTGGGCTGTGCGAGCCTACCTACCGAATGCGAGTGCAGCTTGGGTAGTTCTTCCGGAAGAACGTAAGGAATACCCAATGGAAACAGTACACGATCCCCACTTCTTTGAATGCACGATTGAAATTTCAGAACTGGCAAACTACCAGTTACGCATCAAAGAAGGAGAACACGAACGTGTCACCTACGATCCTTACGCCTTTCGTTCTCCAAACTTGACAGAATTCGATTTGCACCTCTTTAGCGAAGGCAACCATCACCGCATTTACGAGAAAATGGGAGCGCACGCTACCGAAATAGACGGTGTGAAAGGCGTTTATTTTGCAGTTTGGGCACCCAACGCCCGTAACGTTTCCGTACTGGGAGATTTCAACAACTGGGACGGACGCAAGCACCAAATGCGGAAAGGTTCCACCGGCGTTTGGGAATTATTTATTCCTGAATTGGGAGTAGGAGAGCATTACAAATATGAAATAAAAAATTTTGAAGGACATATTTACGAAAAATCTGACCCCTACGGCTTCCAACAAGAAGTCCGACCCAAAACCGCATCGATTGTCACCGACTTAAATACCTATAGCTGGGGTGACGAAGACTGGATGGAAAAACGTCGCCATACCGACCCTCTCACCCAGCCCATTTCTGTTTACGAAGTGCATTTAGGCTCTTGGTTGCACGCTTCTGCTGCCGAACCACCCAAGCTACCCAATGGTGAAATTCAGCCCGTAGTTTCTGTATCCGAACTTAACCCAGGCGCACGCTTCCTCACCTACCGGGAATTAGCAGAACGACTGATTCCTTACGTCAAAGACTTAGGATACACCCATATTGAAATGCTACCAGTTGCCGAGCATCCTTTTGATGGCTCTTGGGGCTATCAAGTAACCGGATACTTTGCTCCTACTTCGCGTTTTGGAAGCCCGGAAGATTTCATGTATTTTGTCGATCAATGCCATGAAAACAATATTGGCGTGATTGTCGATTGGGTTCCCGGTCACTTCCCCAAAGACGGACATGGTTTAGCTTTCTTTGATGGCTCTCACCTTTACGAACATGCCGACCCCCGCAAAGGCGAACATAAAGAATGGGGCACTCTTGTCTTCAACTACAGCCGCAACGAAGTCCGGAATTTCTTAGTAGCAAATGCCCTCTTTTGGTTTGACAAATACCACATTGACGGAATTCGCGTTGATGCTGTCGCCTCGATGCTTTATCTTGACTATTGCCGCAAAGAAGGGGAATGGGTGACAAACCAATATGGTGGTAGAGAAAACATAGAAGCGGCAGATTTTCTGCGTCAGACAAATCACACTATTTTCAGCTATTTTCCCGGCATTGTCTCAATTGCCGAAGAATCTACCTCTTGGCCGATGGTATCTTGGCCCACTTATACAGGTGGACTGGGCTTTAACTTAAAGTGGAATATGGGTTGGATGCACGATATGCTGGATTACTTCAGCATGGACCCTTGGTTCCGTCAGTTCCATCAGAATAATATCACTTTTAGTATGTGGTATCACCACAGCGAGAACTTCATGTTGGCACTGTCACATGATGAAGTGGTGCATGGCAAGAGCAATATCATCGGCAAGATGCCCGGAGATAGATGGCAGAAGTTAGCTAATGTGCGTTGTTTATTTACTTATATGTTTGCTCACCCAGGTAAGAAAACCATGTTTATGAGCATGGAGTTTGGGCAGTGGAGTGAGTGGAATGTTTGGAGTGATTTAGAATGGCATTTATTTCAGCATGAGCCGCACCAACAGTTAAAGCAGTTTTTTAGCGAACTCAATCATCTTTATCGCTCCGAACCAGCTTTGTACAGCCAAGATTTTGCTCAAGCTGGTTTTGAGTGGATTGATTGTAGCGACAACCGTCATAGCGTGGTTTTCTTTATCCGTCGCGATAAAGATTCTGATGATTTTGTTGTGGTGGTTTGCAACTTCACACCGCAGCCGCATTCTCATTACCGCATCGGTGTACCCGAATTCGGATTTTATAATGAGTTGTTTAATAGTGATGCGCGTCAATATGGCGGCAGCAATATGGGCAATTTAGGTGGTAAATGGACAGATAATTGGTCGTTGCACAATCATCCTTATTCGCTGGATTTGTGTTTGCCACCTTTGGGAGTGTTGATTCTCAAGTTGGATAAAAAGAAGACAGCAGAAGTGATCGAATCTTAA